One genomic region from Daphnia magna isolate NIES linkage group LG10, ASM2063170v1.1, whole genome shotgun sequence encodes:
- the LOC123476959 gene encoding LOW QUALITY PROTEIN: E3 SUMO-protein ligase ZBED1-like (The sequence of the model RefSeq protein was modified relative to this genomic sequence to represent the inferred CDS: inserted 1 base in 1 codon) — FTNWREVTKKVYAQCLFCQDKRFFSGSKQAYTNFSTHCSRVHCEEWQKFTAPGTVRNQGSIKPFTVQTTMHNSRKXQLDVGLTRVVSEGNLSLNILANKTVREWIEMAVPGYHLPSVYVMRNSLIPQRYEQIKEYIKKKLSSCTALSIILDIWSCKSMVGYIGFTCSGVLKTYEPFKCFLSIRQVKGKHTGEAILNEYEDVIQEWDIPISKIVRVITDGGSNMIRAFNIKFPTNQSETLTQSSVEQVERSEPDPNPSINIADSERLVEIEIELDDDSSLWGRIDDIQLSCQEMDEVFDQMNEEEEVEMTEVEKSLQDSFFDFGRSNNDFMHSLILLSTHLRAHCIAHLLQLVIKDGLKAINKAVVDAMDKAFSIISAVRRSVNDTEMVYNATKLHLPAKNVTRWNSQFYSI, encoded by the exons TTTACTAACTGGAGAGAAGTTACCAAGAAGGTATACGCCCAATGCCTGTTTTGTCAAGATAAACGTTTTTTCTCTGGATCAAAACAAGCTTACACCAACTTTTCAACTCATTGTTCAAGAGTTCACTGCGAAGAATGGCAAAAGTTTACAGCACCAGGAACAGTTCGAAATCAAGGTTCAATTAAGCCTTTCACTGTTCAAACTACGATGCATAATTCAAGAA ACCAGTTAGACGTAGGGCTCACTCGAGTTGTAAGCGAAGGGAATCTTTCTCTTAACATCTTAGCAAACAAAACTGTTCGTGAATGGATTGAG ATGGCAGTTCCTGGTTACCATTTGCCCTCGGTTTATGTAATGAGAAACTCACTCATACCACAAAGATATGAACAAATTAAAGAATACATCAAGAAGAAACTGTCATCCTGCACGGCTTTATCTATAATACTAGATATTTGGTCATGTAAGAGTATGGTCGGTTACATTGGCTTTACTTGTTCTGGAGTATTGAAAACATATGAGCCGTTCAAGTGCTTCTTATCAATTAGACAAGTCAAAGGGAAACATACTGGTGAAGCAATTCTTAATGAATATGAAGATGTCATACAGGAGTGGGATATTCCAATTTCAAAG ATCGTTCGAGTCATCACAGACGGAGGAAGTAACATGATACGCGCGTTTAATATAAAATTCCCAACCAATCAGTCTGAAACTCTCACTCAGTCATCGGTTGAACAAGTCGAGCGCTCCGAGCCTGATCCCAATCCCTCAATCAATATCGCAGATAGCGAACGTTTGGTGGAAATCGAAATTGAGCTTGACGACGATAGTTCTTTGTGGGGTAGAATTGATGATATTCAGTTATCATGTCAAGAAATGGACGAGGTTTTCGATCAGATgaatgaagaggaagaagtaGAAATGACGGAGGTTGAAAAGTCGTTGCAAGATAGTTTCTTTGACTTTGGAAGAAGCAACAATGACTTTATGCATTCTCTTATTCTCCTATCAACACATCTTCGCGCGCATTGTATTGCACATTTATTACAGCTTGTAATCAAGGATGGGCTCAAGGCAATCAAC AAAGCTGTAGTCGATGCCATGGATAAAGCTTTTAGTATCATCAGTGCGGTGCGCAGGAGTGTGAATGACACCGAAATGGTTTATAATGCAACAAAATTACATCTTCCAGCCAAGAATGTCACACGATGGAATTCACAATTTTACTCAATT